The following DNA comes from Candidatus Nitrospira nitrificans.
TTCAAAGTCGGGTTCTGGGGTCGGCCGGTGACGGCGCTGGAGGGTCTCGACCTTGAGGTCAGGCAGGGAGAAGTCTTCGGATTTCTCGGACCTAATGGGGCAGGGAAGACAACCACGATCAAGATGCTGATGGGGCTGATCTATCCCACGAGCGGACAGGCCTGGCTCTTCGGTCGCCCTATCGGGGACCAGGAGTCGAAGGCCCGGCTTGGGTTTTTGCCGGAATCTCCATACTTTTATGATTACCTCACCGGCCTTGAGTTTCTCCAATTCTATGGCCATCTCTTCGGGCTTGGCGGAGTGGCCTTAGGCAAACGTATCGATGAGTTGTTGGAGCTCGTCGGGATGTCTCATGCCCGCCATCTTCAGTTGCGGAAGTTTTCCAAAGGGATGTTGCAGCGGGTGGGGATTGCCCAGGCCCTCATCAACGATCCGGAATTAGTGGTGTTGGATGAGCCGATGTCAGGCCTGGACCCGATCGGACGCAAAGAGATCAGGGACTTGATCCTGCGTCTGAAGGAATCCGGGAAGACGATTTTCTTCAGTTCCCACATCCTGCATGATGCGGAGCTTCTCTGTGATCGGGTTGCCATTATTCTCAAAGGACGGCAAGTGGCGTGCGGACGCGTCAGTGAGCTGATAGATGAAGGCGCGACTCACTCGGTCGAAGTCGTAATCGATGGGCTTGGCCCTGAAGGGTTGGCGAGGCTGCGTCAACTGGCTAATCGCGTCATCGTTCAGGGACCTCAGGTCTTGCTGGTGCTGCCAAGCCGTCAGCACGTGGGGTCGGTTCTTGAGATCATTCGAGGCGCCAAGGCAACGCTGGTTTCACTCACCCCACAGAAAGGATCACTTGAAGATTTGTTCATTCGAGAGGTCAAGAGCAAACAGCCGGAGTTGAGGGAAGCCGTATGAGAATCCTCTCCATCGCCATCAACACGTTTCGCGAAAACCTTCGTGAGAAGTTGCTGTACAATTTATTGTTTTTTGCCTTGCTCATGATCGGGAGTTCTATTCTCTTATCGAGGCTGACGCTTGGCGATCACCATCGTTTGATTTTGGACCTGGGGCTGGCCAGCATCAACCTGTTCGGCGTGCTCATCGCGATTTTCGTTGGGATCGGACTCGTGAGCAAGGAAGTCGACCGAAAGACGATCTATACAATCGTGTCGAAGCCCATTCCTCGATATGCGTTCCTGGTGGGCAAGTATTGTGGGTTGGTTATAACGTTATTGGCGAATACCATCGTGATGGTGGCCGGGTTATTAATCGTGTTGCAGATCATGGAGGTGCCGATCACCAGCCTTATTTTTCAATCCCTGGCTCTCATCTTTTTAGAACTGATGGTCATCACCGCCGTCGCCGTTCTCTTTTCGACGTTTACGAGCGCGACCTTGAGCGCCATTTT
Coding sequences within:
- a CDS encoding ABC transporter ATP-binding protein, with amino-acid sequence MEHADSILKTEGLTKTFKVGFWGRPVTALEGLDLEVRQGEVFGFLGPNGAGKTTTIKMLMGLIYPTSGQAWLFGRPIGDQESKARLGFLPESPYFYDYLTGLEFLQFYGHLFGLGGVALGKRIDELLELVGMSHARHLQLRKFSKGMLQRVGIAQALINDPELVVLDEPMSGLDPIGRKEIRDLILRLKESGKTIFFSSHILHDAELLCDRVAIILKGRQVACGRVSELIDEGATHSVEVVIDGLGPEGLARLRQLANRVIVQGPQVLLVLPSRQHVGSVLEIIRGAKATLVSLTPQKGSLEDLFIREVKSKQPELREAV
- a CDS encoding ABC transporter permease; protein product: MRILSIAINTFRENLREKLLYNLLFFALLMIGSSILLSRLTLGDHHRLILDLGLASINLFGVLIAIFVGIGLVSKEVDRKTIYTIVSKPIPRYAFLVGKYCGLVITLLANTIVMVAGLLIVLQIMEVPITSLIFQSLALIFLELMVITAVAVLFSTFTSATLSAIFTLAVYVIGHLSGDLKEFAKKLDDVSQMVVNAIYYTLPNLERFNLKGHVIHHLDFGLTDMALTSAYGLIYAAFLLLLASVIFQRRDFQ